DNA from Polaribacter sp. NJDZ03:
AAAAACCGATTTACCATTAAGCTGTTTTTCATTAACTTCTAAAACCGCAGTTCCAGCTCTTAAAAAACCACTATAACTCATTTTATAACGCAACAACTCTCCACTTTTAAAAGCGTTTAAACGTTCTTGACTATTAGTAGTTGTCAAAAAAAGTAGGGCAAAAAATAATAGGGTGTATTTTTTCATAAAAATCAAACTTATAAAAAAGTAATGACAATTACCGTTCCAAAACGATAAAAAGCAACTTGTTAACTATTTAAGGGCGTCTCTCTAAGTAATAAATGGACTTAAAATGTTCCCCAATTTTTCAATTCATCTTCACTCCATAAATATGGAAAAAAAATTCTTCGTTGATATTTGGGATGCATATATTTACGCCAGTTACTACCTCCTGTGGCTTCTAAATCTTTTTCTTTTCCGCCAATATATTTTGCAGCTGCGTTGTAATGTGCCATTACCCATTTTACATTTACTGTATAATCATAATGACGCATGGCTTTAATTAATTCTTTATTTTCTTGAACCTCTTTGGGTAGTTGTTTAAATTTTAAAGACAAATTAATATCATTGTAATCTTCCATAAAATCGATAAAATCTCCCATATATTTTTGTTCAAAAAGATTTAACAAAGTAGATTTTTGACCAGTTGTATAATTTTTACCTGCAGCTTGCCAATACAAGTGATTGTAGGCATTTTTAAAAGACGAACTTCTATCAATTTCATCTCTAAAACGGACATCAATTAAATTAATTAATTCTGTAGAAGCAAATTCTATTTTACGGTATTGCGCGGATTGAAAA
Protein-coding regions in this window:
- a CDS encoding tryptophan 2,3-dioxygenase family protein, translated to MNREEILKAIEEKYDKLGVPVDSMLEGLLWSTPITYWDYIQTDALLGLQTPRTTQPDEMVFIMYHQVNELLFKMILWEIDQVAKTIEVTADKFSLHLGRISRYFDMLCSSFNVMADGMEKEQYLKFRNTLTPASGFQSAQYRKIEFASTELINLIDVRFRDEIDRSSSFKNAYNHLYWQAAGKNYTTGQKSTLLNLFEQKYMGDFIDFMEDYNDINLSLKFKQLPKEVQENKELIKAMRHYDYTVNVKWVMAHYNAAAKYIGGKEKDLEATGGSNWRKYMHPKYQRRIFFPYLWSEDELKNWGTF